Sequence from the Deltaproteobacteria bacterium genome:
CGTCGTAATTGTTTTTGTTGTGCTCATGGGAGCCACGTTTTACATGTTTAAGCTTGTTCCGACCGGTTTCGTACCCGAGGAGGATCAGGGCTATTTCATCGTCAACGTTCAGGGCCCGGAGGGCTCTTCTCTGGAGCGCACCACCGAGACAATGCATCAGGTCTATGAAATACTTATGAATACTCCCGGGATCGACCACGTGGTTGCCATTGCCGGCTTGAATTTCCTTACATCCGCCGCGGACTCCAACTCCGGAGCCATGTTTGCCGTGCTCGCCCCCTGGGGCAAGAGAAAATCCAAGGAGCTTCAGCTCGACTATATGTTATCCAGCGTTCGTAAGAAGTTCGCCGGGGTTCAGGGGGCTGTAGTCGTTGCCTTCAACGCGCCTCCTATACAGGGGTTAAGCTCTACGGGCGGTTTTCAGTTCGAGCTTGAGGACAGGGCGGATTTGGGTCTCCAGACGCTTGCCAAAGTAATGGGCGAGATGGTCGAAGAGGGAAATAAACGGCCCGAGCTTGTCAGCCTCTTCAGCTCCTTTACCGCCGACGTGCCGGGTCTCTACATTGAGCTCGACAGAACAAAGGCAAAGACACAGGGGGTATCCGTATCTGATATCTTCGCAACTTTGCAGGCCTATCTCGGCGCTCTTTATGTTAACGATTTCAACAAATTCGGACGAGTATACAGGGTGTTCATTCAGGCAGAGGACGAGTATCGAACCAGCGCCGAGGATATATCCCGTCTCTATGTGCGCACGCAAACCGGGAGTGTTGTGCCTCTCAGCACCCTTATAGATGTGAAGGAAATAGTCGGACCTGAAACCATTACCCACTACAACCTTTACCGCTCGACCGAAATAGACGGCGACTCCGCCCCCGGCTACAGCTCCGGGCAGGCGATTAACGCCATGGAAGAGCTTGCGGCCAAGATATTGCCGGAGGGCATGGGCTACGAGTGGTCCGGTGTTTCCTATCAGGAAATAAAGGCGGGGAACCTCGCGCCCCTGATCTTCGCCCTCTCCCTCGTATTCGTGTTTTTATTCCTCGCGGCATTATACGAAAGCTGGGCCATGCCGTTTATGGTCATGCTCGCCGTTCCGCTCGCCCTTCTGGGAGCGATGCTGGCTCAGTATATAAGAGGGCTTTCGAACGACGTGTACTGTCAGATCGGTCTCGTCATGCTCATAGGTCTTGCGAGCAAGAACGCAATTTTAATCGTTGAATTCGCCAAGCAGCGCCGCGAAGAGGGCATGGAGATAGTCGATGCCGCGATGCAGGCCGCGCTTATAAGACTGCGGCCCATACTGATGACGGCATTTGCGTTTATTCTTGGCGTAGTTCCCCTCGTATTAGCGAGCGGGGCGGGGGCCAACAGCAGGCATTCGCTCGGCACGGCGGTATTCGGCGGCATGATACTCTCTACGCTTCTGAGCCTCATCGTGGTTCCCGTCTTTTATGTGATTATCGAAAACCTGCGTGAAAGGCGCTCCAAAAGCGCCGCCTGATCAGGTCTGCGCCTGCTCATTCCCCTGTTGTGCCGGTTAATGGAAATTTAACGAATTCCCTGTGTAATAAAGTATTCTTAACTACGGAAAACGGTAAATCCGTTTTATTTTAACCAGTGGGAGGTGATTATCATGGGAAATGAGAAGAACGGCGTTTTAAAAGGCCAGCGCGCGCTCGTGACCGGGTCCAGCTCCGGGATCGGAAAGGCGATTGCGATTGGGCTTGCCGAGGCCGGAGCTTCTGTAGTCGTTAACTACAGAGCAGGAGGAGATAAAGCCGGAGAGGTCGTGGACGAGATAAAAGGGGCGGGCGGAGAGGCCATAGCCCTTCAGGCCGACGTCAGCAGCGAGCAAGAGGTGCAGGAGATGTTCAGTCAGATGATAAAGCGCTACGGGAGCATCGACATACTTGTCAATAACGCGGGAGTTCAGAAAGACGCCCCGTTTCACGAAATGACGCTTGAGCAGTGGAATATGGCCCTGGCTGTCGACCTCACGGGTCAGTTCCTGTGCTCTCGGGAGGCGGTGCGCGAGTTCATGAGAAGGGGGATGACTCCTGATATCTCCTGTGCTCTCGGCAAAATCATTTGCATTTCATCGGTTCATGACTCGATACCCTGGGCGGGGCATGCGAATTACGCCGCCGCCAAGGGCGGAATAAAGATGTTCATGAAGACGATCGCCCAGGAGCTTGCCCCTCAGCGTATAAGGGTAAACGCCATTTCCCCCGGAGCCATCAAGACGGACATCAACAAGTCGGTATGGTCTACGCCCGAAGGCATGAAGGGGCTTCTGACCCTCATACCTTACGGACGCATAGGGGAGGTCGAGGACATCGCAAGAGCCGCCGTATGGCTTGCCTCGGACGACTCGGACTATGTGACGGGCGATGTGCTTTACGTTGACGGAGGAATGATGCTCTACCCCGGCTTCCGGACAGGGGGTTAATTTATATTAACTGGTTCAATCTATAACCGGATCGATTGCCTTGGGACGGGTATTGTCTTTGAAAAGCGTAAAAACATATAGAGCCGAATTGGCGCTGAAAGCGGAAGCGATAGTCGGGGAGTCGCCGGTCTGGAGCGTGCCGGAAAAAGCGCTTTACTGGGTCGATATTACGAGGGGTCAGGTTCATAGATACCGGACGGAGAACAATTCGGACACAGTATATCAACTTCCGCAGCCCGTCTCCGCTCTGTGTTTAAGGGAAAGGGGCGGTCTCGTTCTTGCGCTCAGGGACGGCTTTGCATTTTACGACCCTCCGGCTGACAGACTCACGATGATAAGCGACCCCGAGGCCGGTCTTCCCGACAACAGGTTCAATGATGCCAAATGCGACAGGCAGGGCAGGTTCTGGGGCGGCACCATGTCCGATACCGAGTGGGACAAGCCCTCCGGAAGCTTATACAGGCTCGGCACTGATTTGAGTGTAACCAGGGTTATCCCGGACGTTGTTTGCTCGAACGGGATGGGCTGGAGTCCCGAGGGCGGCATAATGTATCACACGGAGAGCTTCAGGTACGCCGTTTTCAAATACG
This genomic interval carries:
- a CDS encoding SDR family oxidoreductase, with amino-acid sequence MGNEKNGVLKGQRALVTGSSSGIGKAIAIGLAEAGASVVVNYRAGGDKAGEVVDEIKGAGGEAIALQADVSSEQEVQEMFSQMIKRYGSIDILVNNAGVQKDAPFHEMTLEQWNMALAVDLTGQFLCSREAVREFMRRGMTPDISCALGKIICISSVHDSIPWAGHANYAAAKGGIKMFMKTIAQELAPQRIRVNAISPGAIKTDINKSVWSTPEGMKGLLTLIPYGRIGEVEDIARAAVWLASDDSDYVTGDVLYVDGGMMLYPGFRTGG
- a CDS encoding SMP-30/gluconolactonase/LRE family protein, giving the protein MKSVKTYRAELALKAEAIVGESPVWSVPEKALYWVDITRGQVHRYRTENNSDTVYQLPQPVSALCLRERGGLVLALRDGFAFYDPPADRLTMISDPEAGLPDNRFNDAKCDRQGRFWGGTMSDTEWDKPSGSLYRLGTDLSVTRVIPDVVCSNGMGWSPEGGIMYHTESFRYAVFKYDFEVETGAVSNRRVFAEVDKSTGAFPDGLTVDSEGCVWSVHNAAGSVVRYDTSGRAIAEVEVPVPRPCGCIFGGEKMDRLFITTARETMSGADLKKYLLSGSVFVVEPGVAGLPEPYFKG